One Gordonia mangrovi genomic region harbors:
- a CDS encoding fumarylacetoacetate hydrolase family protein, with protein MKFATIRTPEGNRAVRKDGDVLVDLGYSDLGELMADTSLAAATPTGPTWSLEGADFAPTVPSPAKVVCVGHNYRNHILEMKRDLPTYPTLFTKFASTLIGPYDDIVKPDETDALDWEVELTVVVGDRVRRATEAQATAAIAGFTIMNDISMRDWQFRTIEWTQGKIWDSSTPVGPWLVTPDELPGGVRPAVAVRTTVDEQVMQNDDTGTLLFDPVYLVQYVSTLVELRPGDLIATGTPAGVGHAREPKNYLRGGETVTTEIENIGRCINRIVKE; from the coding sequence ATGAAGTTCGCAACAATTCGTACACCTGAGGGCAATCGTGCCGTCCGCAAGGACGGCGACGTCCTGGTGGATCTGGGCTATTCGGATCTCGGTGAACTGATGGCTGACACCAGTCTCGCTGCGGCGACGCCGACCGGCCCGACCTGGTCGCTGGAAGGGGCAGATTTCGCCCCCACCGTTCCGTCGCCCGCGAAAGTTGTGTGCGTAGGACACAACTACCGCAATCACATTCTCGAGATGAAGCGGGACCTTCCCACATACCCCACACTGTTCACGAAGTTCGCCAGCACACTGATCGGCCCGTACGACGACATCGTCAAGCCCGATGAGACCGACGCTCTGGACTGGGAGGTCGAGCTGACGGTAGTGGTTGGTGATCGGGTCCGGAGAGCGACCGAAGCGCAGGCCACTGCGGCAATCGCGGGGTTCACCATCATGAACGACATCTCCATGCGCGACTGGCAATTCCGCACCATCGAATGGACGCAGGGGAAGATCTGGGATTCCTCGACCCCGGTGGGTCCGTGGCTCGTGACGCCTGACGAGCTGCCCGGTGGAGTTCGGCCGGCGGTAGCCGTGCGGACGACGGTCGACGAGCAGGTGATGCAGAACGATGACACCGGCACCTTGCTCTTCGATCCCGTGTACCTCGTGCAGTACGTGTCCACGCTCGTAGAGCTCCGTCCGGGCGACCTGATCGCCACCGGCACCCCGGCCGGCGTGGGTCATGCACGGGAGCCAAAGAACTACCTGAGGGGCGGGGAGACCGTCACGACCGAGATCGAGAACATCGGCCGGTGCATCAACAGGATCGTCAAGGAATGA